One Roseomonas sp. OT10 DNA segment encodes these proteins:
- a CDS encoding IS1380 family transposase, with amino-acid sequence MDDDTTEPFGFPAIGRKKVVAAFDGGRLTSDGGVMLLAAAERQLGICDRLAALIFDPRDPARVVHPLADILRARILAIACGYEDADDLDHLRRDPGFKLACGRLPDSGRDLCSQPTMSRWENAPSLREVVRLMRAMVDLYCASYPKPPAAVTLDIDDTVDVVHGRQQLSLFNAHYDERCFLPIHVYDTATSRPVMVLLRPGKTPSGAEIRGHLRRLVRQIRRHWPSTHITLRGDGHYGRPEVMAFCEAEGIDYVFGLPTNAVLRAAVEDAADDVRVRRAEENAPVLRRYAETHYGAKSWGKQRRVVARIEASTQGLDIRFVVTSFTRGSAEWVYDALYCARGQAENLVKLHKAQLASDRTSCRSPLANQVRLVLHTAAYWLLLTLRDRIPTTHELAAAEFATLRLRLLKVAGRVIETASRVRLAFAAACPHAVLFRGLARSFHPAGP; translated from the coding sequence ATGGATGACGATACGACCGAGCCCTTCGGCTTTCCAGCGATCGGCCGCAAGAAGGTGGTCGCCGCCTTCGACGGCGGGCGGCTGACCTCGGATGGCGGGGTAATGCTGCTGGCCGCGGCCGAGCGACAGCTTGGCATTTGCGATCGGCTGGCGGCGCTGATCTTCGACCCGCGCGACCCGGCGCGGGTGGTCCACCCATTGGCCGACATCCTGCGAGCGCGGATCCTGGCGATCGCCTGCGGCTATGAGGATGCCGACGACCTCGACCACCTGCGCCGGGATCCCGGCTTCAAGCTGGCCTGCGGTCGCCTGCCCGACAGCGGGCGGGACCTGTGCTCGCAGCCGACCATGTCGCGCTGGGAGAATGCGCCCTCCCTGCGCGAGGTGGTGCGCCTGATGCGGGCCATGGTGGACCTCTACTGCGCCAGCTACCCGAAGCCGCCCGCGGCGGTGACGTTGGACATCGACGACACGGTGGACGTGGTCCACGGGCGCCAACAGTTGTCGCTGTTCAACGCCCACTACGACGAACGCTGCTTTCTGCCCATCCATGTCTACGACACCGCGACCTCCCGCCCGGTTATGGTGCTGCTGCGGCCGGGCAAGACCCCCTCCGGCGCGGAGATCCGGGGCCATCTCCGCCGTCTAGTCCGGCAAATCCGGCGCCACTGGCCGAGCACCCACATCACCCTGCGCGGCGATGGGCACTACGGCCGCCCGGAGGTGATGGCCTTCTGCGAGGCGGAGGGCATCGACTACGTCTTTGGCCTGCCAACCAATGCCGTGCTGCGGGCCGCCGTCGAGGACGCGGCCGACGACGTGCGGGTCCGCCGTGCCGAGGAGAATGCCCCGGTGCTGCGCCGCTATGCCGAGACCCACTATGGCGCCAAATCCTGGGGCAAGCAGCGTCGGGTGGTTGCCCGCATCGAGGCCAGCACCCAGGGCCTCGATATTCGCTTCGTGGTCACCAGCTTCACCCGCGGCAGCGCCGAGTGGGTCTATGACGCCCTATACTGCGCGCGGGGACAGGCGGAAAATCTGGTGAAGCTGCACAAGGCCCAACTCGCCTCCGATCGCACGTCTTGCCGCTCACCGCTGGCCAATCAGGTCCGTCTGGTCCTGCACACCGCCGCCTACTGGCTGCTGCTGACCCTGCGCGACCGCATTCCCACGACGCATGAGTTGGCGGCTGCCGAGTTCGCCACCCTCAGGCTACGCCTGCTCAAAGTGGCGGGCCGGGTCATCGAAACCGCCAGCCGGGTCCGCCTCGCCTTCGCCGCCGCCTGCCCGCATGCCGTGCTGTTCCGCGGCCTCGCCCGCAGCTTCCATCCGGCCGGACCATAA
- a CDS encoding helix-turn-helix domain-containing protein, protein MSTESNTEAEGVTPPAGGKTKPTRASTKKWGQEVLDLGFCILPSLIFRAQRKLGLDPTQLAVLLQLADFWWDAGRKPFPKKADLAERLSLSERQVQRRIAELEASGFVRRIERRALNRGKISNEYDLSGLVAKLKELEPAFREVAEENKARRKAVARPGFRPKRTPPPAAAENDAATMG, encoded by the coding sequence ATGAGCACTGAATCTAACACGGAAGCCGAGGGTGTCACCCCACCCGCGGGCGGGAAAACGAAGCCGACGCGAGCATCGACAAAAAAGTGGGGGCAGGAGGTCCTGGACCTGGGCTTCTGCATTCTGCCATCCCTGATCTTCCGCGCCCAGCGCAAGCTCGGGCTCGATCCGACCCAGCTCGCGGTGCTGCTGCAGCTGGCCGACTTCTGGTGGGACGCAGGGCGGAAGCCCTTCCCGAAGAAGGCTGACCTGGCAGAGCGCTTGAGCCTCAGCGAGCGGCAGGTGCAGCGTCGAATTGCCGAGCTGGAGGCATCAGGCTTCGTGCGGCGGATTGAGCGGCGGGCCCTGAACCGCGGCAAGATCTCCAACGAGTACGACCTGTCGGGCTTGGTCGCGAAGCTGAAAGAGCTGGAGCCGGCATTCCGCGAGGTCGCGGAAGAGAATAAGGCACGCCGAAAAGCCGTGGCTCGCCCAGGCTTCCGACCCAAACGGACCCCTCCTCCGGCAGCGGCAGAGAATGATGCCGCGACTATGGGATAG
- a CDS encoding segregation and condensation protein A, with protein sequence MADADAAAAVEDPWQEEKAADGRPRPADMPHLSVEGFEGPLDFLLEMVRRHQLDLGRLSIIPLTDQLVAALEGSLARLERRADWLVMASELLRLRAQLLAPASLQAAEEAAAEVDRRLGQLEELAAMKAAAFWLSARPQLGWDVFARGNQERATPKPQAELFVAFLEATLVMLEGREGQEDEVAPPYRPAIPNLWRVPDALEHIRAVLGHHPQGGDLALFLPPLPAEEPARPLKARAALASTLLAGLELARNGAVEMVQEEIFGAIRLYTRPGANYGA encoded by the coding sequence GTGGCTGACGCCGACGCCGCGGCCGCGGTTGAGGATCCCTGGCAGGAAGAGAAGGCCGCCGATGGGCGACCTCGGCCGGCCGATATGCCTCACCTCAGCGTGGAGGGCTTCGAGGGGCCGCTCGACTTTCTCCTGGAGATGGTGCGCCGGCACCAGCTCGACCTCGGCCGACTGTCAATCATCCCTCTGACCGACCAGCTGGTGGCCGCGCTGGAGGGCAGTCTCGCCCGGTTGGAGCGCCGGGCCGACTGGCTGGTGATGGCGAGCGAACTCTTGCGGCTCCGGGCACAGCTGCTCGCCCCCGCCAGTCTGCAGGCCGCCGAAGAGGCCGCGGCAGAGGTGGACCGACGGCTCGGGCAGTTGGAAGAACTCGCTGCGATGAAGGCGGCAGCTTTCTGGCTCTCAGCACGACCGCAACTCGGCTGGGACGTGTTCGCGCGCGGCAATCAGGAGCGGGCGACGCCAAAACCACAGGCGGAACTCTTTGTCGCGTTCCTGGAGGCGACCCTCGTCATGCTGGAGGGGAGGGAAGGGCAGGAGGATGAAGTAGCGCCGCCCTACCGACCCGCAATTCCGAACCTCTGGAGAGTCCCGGATGCCCTGGAGCACATCCGCGCCGTGCTAGGGCACCATCCTCAGGGTGGCGACCTGGCTCTGTTCCTCCCACCACTGCCGGCTGAGGAGCCGGCTAGGCCGCTGAAGGCCCGCGCGGCGCTCGCCAGCACGTTGCTGGCTGGGCTGGAGCTGGCCAGGAACGGAGCGGTAGAGATGGTGCAGGAAGAGATCTTCGGGGCGATCCGCCTGTATACGCGTCCAGGGGCAAACTACGGAGCGTGA
- a CDS encoding site-specific integrase, translating into MSAREGEVLPPEHRPVLATPLLRAAAGQSPAAVLALLSGPVGEAVAKASGYAGKALSENTRRAYATDWSLFSAWCEAGGVSPLPAEPLVIAGYLASLAGQLGRSGLRRRLAAIAEMHRRTGHPIEPGHPAIRMTLRGILASHGKPARPAAALTSAEVKRLLAACGTDLPGLRDKALLLTGFAGALRRSELVALDREALRFTPEGMTLQILRSKRDQEGEGATVGIPRGLNPLTCPVRAMEEWLRRARIEYGAVFRGLSGRGVLEGRLDSKSVWRILRKRAELASLTVDETERLSPHGLRAGFITEAYLKGALDEQVMHHTRQKSIATTQGYRRRAKITQDSPARLLDL; encoded by the coding sequence TTGTCGGCGCGTGAAGGCGAGGTGCTGCCGCCGGAGCACCGCCCGGTGCTGGCTACGCCGCTGCTGCGCGCCGCCGCCGGCCAGAGCCCCGCCGCCGTGCTGGCGCTACTCTCCGGCCCCGTCGGGGAAGCGGTCGCCAAGGCGTCCGGCTATGCCGGCAAGGCGCTGTCCGAAAACACCCGCCGCGCCTACGCGACCGACTGGAGCCTGTTCTCGGCTTGGTGCGAGGCGGGTGGCGTGTCGCCGCTGCCGGCCGAGCCGCTGGTGATCGCGGGGTATCTGGCGAGCCTCGCCGGCCAGCTCGGCCGCTCCGGCCTGCGCCGCCGGCTCGCCGCGATCGCCGAGATGCACCGGCGCACCGGTCACCCGATCGAGCCCGGGCACCCCGCCATCCGCATGACCTTGCGCGGCATCCTCGCCAGCCACGGCAAGCCGGCCCGGCCCGCCGCCGCCCTGACCTCGGCCGAGGTGAAGCGCCTGCTCGCCGCCTGCGGCACCGACCTGCCGGGCCTGCGCGACAAGGCGCTGCTGCTGACCGGCTTCGCAGGAGCGCTGCGACGCTCCGAGCTGGTGGCCCTCGACCGCGAGGCGCTGCGCTTCACGCCCGAGGGCATGACCTTGCAGATCCTGCGCTCCAAGCGGGACCAGGAAGGGGAGGGGGCCACGGTCGGCATCCCGCGGGGACTCAATCCCCTGACCTGCCCGGTTCGGGCAATGGAGGAGTGGCTGCGGCGGGCGCGGATCGAGTACGGCGCGGTGTTCCGCGGGCTCAGCGGTCGCGGCGTGCTCGAGGGACGGCTCGACAGCAAGAGCGTGTGGCGGATCCTGCGCAAGCGGGCCGAGCTCGCCAGCCTCACCGTGGATGAGACCGAGCGCCTCTCGCCGCACGGGCTGCGCGCCGGCTTCATCACCGAGGCCTATCTGAAGGGCGCGCTGGACGAGCAGGTGATGCACCACACCCGCCAGAAGAGCATCGCCACCACGCAAGGCTATCGCCGCCGGGCCAAGATCACCCAGGACAGCCCGGCCCGACTGCTCGACCTGTAG
- a CDS encoding type II toxin-antitoxin system PemK/MazF family toxin, with amino-acid sequence MFAFGSIVLTRFPFTDLSGDKRRPALVVSRDNDRRTDLVVCFITSVPRSGPDMAPLAAGAGTGLKVPSVVRFDKLATLDRSVIAGRLGEAPAEWLATQAALFFGVFGFSQLARTEAGGS; translated from the coding sequence ATGTTCGCCTTCGGCAGCATCGTCCTGACCCGCTTCCCGTTCACCGACCTGTCCGGCGACAAGCGGCGCCCGGCCCTGGTGGTGTCGCGCGACAACGACCGGCGCACCGACTTGGTGGTGTGCTTCATCACCTCGGTGCCGCGCAGCGGACCGGACATGGCGCCGCTCGCGGCCGGTGCGGGCACCGGCCTGAAGGTCCCGTCCGTAGTGCGCTTCGACAAGCTGGCGACGCTCGACCGCTCCGTCATTGCCGGCAGGCTGGGCGAGGCGCCGGCGGAGTGGCTGGCGACACAGGCGGCGCTGTTCTTCGGCGTGTTCGGGTTCAGCCAGCTCGCCAGGACCGAGGCAGGCGGGTCTTGA
- a CDS encoding recombinase family protein: MGDVLGYARVSTGDQDVAGQELRLRQAGAIRVFSDVRSGRSMERPGLAALLEYARRGDTLAVVRLDRLGRSLAELLASVTMLKERGIALLSLEERIDTASAAGELVFHVFGAIAHFERRLIAERTRDGIAAARTRGRHPGRQPLDRDRAEAALKLVAAGLSPTAAARQIGLGRSTVYRELRRAGALPLTPPP, encoded by the coding sequence ATGGGCGACGTCCTGGGCTATGCACGCGTGTCCACCGGCGACCAGGACGTCGCCGGGCAGGAGCTGCGCCTGCGCCAGGCCGGTGCCATCCGGGTGTTCAGCGATGTCCGCTCCGGTCGCTCGATGGAGCGACCCGGCCTTGCCGCCCTGCTGGAATACGCGCGGCGCGGCGACACGCTGGCCGTGGTGCGCCTCGACCGGCTGGGTCGCTCCCTGGCCGAGCTGCTGGCCAGCGTCACCATGCTGAAGGAGCGCGGCATCGCGCTGCTGAGCCTCGAGGAGCGGATCGACACCGCCTCGGCCGCCGGGGAGCTGGTGTTCCACGTGTTCGGCGCGATCGCCCATTTCGAGCGCCGGCTGATCGCCGAGCGGACGCGCGATGGCATCGCTGCCGCTCGGACCCGTGGCCGGCACCCCGGCCGGCAACCGCTCGATCGCGACCGGGCCGAGGCGGCGTTGAAGCTCGTGGCCGCAGGCCTGTCGCCGACCGCGGCCGCCAGGCAGATCGGGCTCGGGCGCTCGACCGTCTATCGTGAGCTGCGACGAGCCGGCGCTCTACCGCTCACCCCTCCGCCATGA
- a CDS encoding Tn3 family transposase: MVRRQLLTDAERQTLLGIPTDPDDLARHFTLSRPDQELVAGRRGDPSRLGYAVQLALLRHPGTTLANLGQSVDPLMTWLARQLEIPAAAFADYARRPQTMTDHARQLAAMLGLRPATAADLPFMVEAATEAARGTEAGAPIVAAIIAALRGARIILPAAAVIERAAIAGRARARRLATIGMLAGVPDAQMAELERLLVPDPAVGMAPFVWLKALPAAPKADHVRALLDRLHRVRGLGLRDEAAAAVHEARRRQFVREGQAADAHQLARYTARRRRAILVATLLDLEIRLTDAVLDMADRLIGSLFARARNTARRHYAASAGEVGRLMRLFHGTINALAAARENGLDAFEAVDESVGWTKLLHVRGEVAALADLADEDPLLRAAGRWRTLRKFAPDLITALEFRAARADEPVLAALRLLADLDRTGRREIPPNAPMPFRKAWRHLVATGAAPDRRLYETAVLATLRDRLRSGDVWVERSSGYRRFDSYLLPTEAVPNAAATLGLPATADEWLATRGADLDRRLRHFARRLKRGDLEGVEFRDGRLHVTPVRAATPPEAMTLARAIEALMPAARITEVLHDVARATGFATAFTNLRTGECCADESALLAAVLADATNLGLGRMAAASQGITRDRLIWTADAYIRPETYRAALARIIDAHHALPIAAAWGNGATSSSDRQFFRSARRGDATGEINARYGADPGLGFYTHVSDQHGPYSTCIMSATSHEAPYVLDGLLHHGTALRIGTHYVDTGGASDHVFILCAMLGIRFCPRLRDFADRRLATLAPTSTYKELAPLLGRRVKAEVIRGHWDEVLRLVASLRAGTVLPSAMLRKLAAYRRQNQLDLALQELGRVERTLFMLDWLESPSLRQRCQAGLNKSEQRHALAQAVFTFKQGRVADRNHEAQPYRASGLNLVIAAIVYWNSTYIADAVAHLRAQGQAVPDELLAHTSPLTWEHIGFSGDFLWDRAAATAGRRRPLNPDRGRTAA; the protein is encoded by the coding sequence TTGGTTCGACGACAGCTGCTGACCGACGCGGAGCGCCAGACCCTGCTCGGTATCCCGACCGACCCCGACGACCTGGCCCGGCACTTCACCCTGTCCCGGCCCGACCAAGAGCTGGTGGCCGGGCGGCGGGGCGACCCCAGCCGCCTCGGCTATGCCGTGCAACTCGCCCTGCTGCGACACCCCGGCACGACGCTGGCCAACCTCGGCCAGTCGGTCGACCCGCTGATGACCTGGCTGGCACGGCAGCTGGAGATCCCGGCAGCCGCCTTTGCCGACTATGCCCGGCGCCCCCAGACCATGACCGACCACGCCAGGCAGCTCGCCGCCATGCTCGGCCTGCGACCGGCGACCGCGGCCGACCTGCCCTTCATGGTCGAGGCCGCGACGGAGGCGGCGCGTGGCACGGAGGCCGGCGCGCCGATCGTGGCCGCCATCATCGCGGCGCTGCGCGGCGCGCGCATCATCCTGCCGGCCGCCGCGGTGATCGAGCGCGCCGCCATCGCAGGCCGTGCACGGGCCCGCCGGCTCGCGACCATCGGCATGCTGGCTGGCGTCCCGGACGCGCAGATGGCGGAACTCGAGCGGCTGCTCGTGCCGGACCCGGCGGTGGGCATGGCGCCGTTCGTCTGGCTCAAGGCCCTGCCGGCCGCCCCCAAGGCGGACCACGTCCGCGCCCTGCTCGACCGGCTGCATCGGGTCCGCGGGCTTGGCCTGCGGGACGAGGCCGCCGCGGCGGTACACGAGGCACGGCGACGGCAGTTCGTCCGCGAGGGCCAGGCCGCCGATGCCCACCAGCTCGCGCGCTACACGGCGCGCCGGCGCCGGGCCATCCTTGTCGCCACCCTCCTCGATCTCGAAATCCGCCTGACCGATGCGGTGCTGGACATGGCCGACCGGCTGATCGGCAGCCTGTTCGCCAGGGCCCGCAACACCGCCCGCCGCCATTACGCGGCCAGTGCCGGCGAGGTCGGCCGGCTGATGCGCCTGTTCCACGGCACCATCAACGCGCTGGCCGCGGCCCGGGAGAACGGCCTCGATGCCTTCGAGGCCGTGGATGAGTCGGTCGGCTGGACGAAGCTCCTGCATGTCCGCGGCGAGGTGGCGGCCCTGGCCGATCTGGCCGACGAGGATCCGCTGCTGCGCGCCGCCGGGCGCTGGCGGACGCTGCGCAAGTTCGCCCCCGACCTGATCACGGCCCTGGAGTTCCGCGCCGCCCGCGCCGACGAGCCGGTGCTGGCCGCCCTGCGGCTGCTCGCCGACCTCGACCGCACCGGCCGACGCGAGATTCCCCCCAATGCGCCGATGCCGTTCCGCAAGGCATGGCGGCACCTCGTCGCCACCGGTGCGGCGCCCGACCGGCGGCTCTACGAGACGGCGGTGCTGGCGACGCTGCGCGATCGGCTGCGCTCGGGCGATGTCTGGGTGGAGCGGTCTTCCGGCTACCGGCGCTTCGACAGCTACCTGCTGCCCACCGAGGCGGTGCCGAATGCCGCGGCGACGCTCGGACTGCCGGCCACGGCCGACGAATGGCTGGCGACGCGGGGCGCCGACCTCGACCGCCGCCTGCGGCACTTCGCGCGCCGACTGAAACGCGGCGATCTGGAAGGTGTCGAGTTCCGCGACGGACGCCTGCACGTCACCCCGGTGCGGGCAGCCACGCCGCCCGAGGCGATGACCCTGGCCCGTGCGATCGAAGCCCTGATGCCGGCCGCACGGATCACCGAGGTGCTGCACGACGTCGCCCGCGCCACCGGCTTCGCTACGGCCTTCACCAACTTGCGGACCGGCGAGTGCTGCGCCGACGAGAGCGCCCTGCTCGCCGCCGTGCTGGCCGACGCCACCAACCTCGGCCTTGGCCGCATGGCGGCGGCCAGCCAGGGCATCACCCGCGACAGGCTGATCTGGACGGCCGACGCCTACATCCGGCCGGAAACCTACCGGGCAGCGCTCGCGCGTATCATCGACGCCCACCATGCGCTGCCGATCGCCGCCGCCTGGGGCAACGGCGCCACCTCGTCCTCCGACCGGCAGTTCTTCCGCTCCGCCAGGCGGGGCGACGCCACCGGGGAGATCAACGCCCGCTATGGCGCCGACCCCGGCCTCGGCTTCTATACCCACGTCTCCGACCAGCACGGGCCCTACAGCACCTGCATCATGTCGGCCACCAGCCACGAGGCCCCGTACGTGCTGGACGGGCTGCTGCACCACGGCACCGCGCTGCGGATCGGCACGCACTACGTCGATACCGGTGGCGCCTCGGACCATGTGTTCATCCTCTGCGCCATGCTGGGCATCCGGTTCTGCCCGCGGCTGCGCGACTTCGCCGACCGCAGGCTCGCCACCCTCGCGCCGACCTCGACCTACAAGGAACTCGCCCCGCTGCTGGGACGCCGGGTCAAGGCGGAAGTGATCCGCGGGCACTGGGACGAGGTCCTGCGCCTGGTCGCCTCGCTGCGCGCCGGCACCGTGCTGCCCTCCGCCATGCTGCGCAAGCTCGCCGCCTACCGGCGGCAGAACCAACTCGACCTGGCGTTGCAGGAACTCGGCCGCGTCGAGCGCACCCTGTTCATGCTCGACTGGCTGGAATCCCCCTCGCTCCGCCAGCGCTGCCAGGCCGGGCTGAACAAGAGCGAGCAGCGCCATGCGCTCGCCCAGGCAGTGTTCACCTTCAAGCAGGGCCGCGTCGCCGACCGCAACCATGAGGCACAGCCGTACCGCGCCTCCGGGCTGAACCTCGTGATCGCCGCCATCGTGTACTGGAACTCCACCTACATCGCCGATGCCGTCGCGCACCTGCGCGCCCAGGGCCAAGCCGTGCCGGACGAGTTGCTCGCCCACACCTCGCCCCTGACCTGGGAGCACATCGGCTTCTCCGGCGACTTCCTCTGGGACCGTGCCGCCGCCACCGCAGGGCGGCGGCGCCCTCTCAATCCAGATCGCGGCAGGACAGCCGCCTGA
- a CDS encoding 8-oxoguanine DNA glycosylase OGG fold protein, with protein MDLEPRHLDALRKARRAYDRAAEERGTRTGLEWVTSLGLGERDGLPGIERHRSEPNREDLFSLVADASQDTMTLCAVILAWGGMRVSHGKALFGAGAGAVWRRAAEEVRFEDLGRADAYSRFHALRLRKVLPGMGPAYFTKLVFFLRGKDVHDVGYIMDQWTGCSLNVLTGDPNTVLMNATYTWKRSKKTRQVGLRSAFQVSDENGPDRYERFCSAVDRIAGEVSLSRMDAELLLMSRGRGRGAWRKHVLHHRQTPTIGPA; from the coding sequence ATGGACTTGGAGCCGAGACACCTCGATGCGCTCCGCAAGGCTCGTAGGGCGTACGACCGGGCTGCCGAGGAACGTGGCACCCGCACCGGCCTGGAATGGGTAACCAGCCTCGGGCTTGGTGAAAGAGATGGACTGCCTGGCATAGAGCGGCATCGGTCGGAGCCGAACCGGGAGGACCTGTTCAGCTTGGTTGCCGATGCCAGCCAGGACACGATGACGCTCTGCGCCGTGATTCTGGCGTGGGGCGGCATGCGTGTCAGCCATGGCAAGGCCCTCTTTGGCGCGGGCGCGGGCGCGGTGTGGCGGCGGGCGGCAGAGGAGGTGCGGTTCGAAGACCTCGGCCGTGCCGATGCGTACTCGCGCTTCCACGCGTTGCGGTTGAGGAAGGTCTTGCCCGGCATGGGACCTGCCTACTTCACAAAGCTCGTCTTCTTCCTTCGCGGGAAGGATGTGCACGACGTCGGCTATATCATGGACCAGTGGACCGGCTGCTCGCTTAACGTTCTGACCGGCGACCCGAATACCGTGCTGATGAACGCGACCTACACCTGGAAGAGGTCGAAGAAGACGCGCCAGGTAGGCCTCCGCTCGGCATTCCAGGTCAGTGATGAGAACGGCCCGGACCGCTATGAGCGGTTCTGTTCCGCCGTTGATCGCATCGCCGGCGAGGTCTCGCTCTCCCGGATGGATGCCGAGCTCCTCCTCATGTCACGGGGCCGGGGACGGGGCGCTTGGCGAAAGCATGTTCTCCACCACAGGCAGACACCGACGATAGGGCCGGCTTGA
- a CDS encoding ATP-binding protein — translation MLNDDIIPGETSGTAPDDSALDWSSDAPRGGRAVMGRILKEKASVPLFFAQTLVQSLRDVGYDHTTSALCEHVDNAIQAGAKEVRVLFRQTGKKGEYRIDAAVYDDGRGMSPSVLKVATSFGGSLNFNNRKGIGRFGMGMKTAALSLSPVMELYSWQEAGAFYNMTLDVEAIGKERANLVQLPDPTLMTELPDEVADLFLKPMSFPSDRSEQQLLAEPGEDLADRLGRSGTIVYMPECDRLTYAKAQTLVDHATKEMARVYRRAIGAGLRLFVNNRRVEASDPTYSMPNARHARLDISPKQSRLILPKQVDIKLHENGSETVPVTVKIFRLPIEEWSKLDRKTQRNDLRIFDGYTVSILRNGREVFAGPMPRLTTRHSVTNWYRIQIDIPGELDEAFGIASNKQGVRMKGYVEDAIKDAIGGEISRINDEIKRFQAEMAAARSPAKPTTSEAKAAEADPFQRTQMASLSPEEEAQLEENLRGLALTLRRDGETDDEAFERVKASPYIIVFRHDEYWPFYDVQQRFGRTILTLNTAHPFFTQLYDPISKMGVAAEAEDTPGGAAPPAEQSGPIVALDLLLLSLARTQGRLAGTGDDAKKVLDLLRREWSDTYRVQMTA, via the coding sequence ATGCTGAACGACGACATTATCCCCGGCGAAACCTCCGGGACCGCGCCCGACGACTCTGCCCTCGACTGGTCCTCCGATGCGCCGCGTGGTGGCCGGGCGGTCATGGGCCGCATCCTGAAGGAGAAGGCGTCGGTCCCGCTCTTCTTCGCGCAGACCCTCGTCCAGTCGCTCCGCGACGTTGGCTACGACCACACGACCTCCGCCCTCTGCGAGCACGTCGACAACGCGATCCAGGCCGGCGCGAAGGAGGTCCGCGTCCTCTTCCGCCAGACGGGGAAGAAGGGCGAGTACCGGATTGACGCGGCGGTCTACGACGACGGGCGCGGCATGTCCCCGTCTGTCCTGAAAGTCGCGACCTCCTTCGGCGGCTCGCTCAACTTCAACAACCGCAAGGGCATCGGGCGGTTCGGGATGGGCATGAAGACTGCGGCGCTGAGCCTCAGCCCCGTGATGGAGCTCTACTCCTGGCAGGAGGCGGGCGCCTTCTACAACATGACCCTCGACGTGGAGGCGATCGGGAAGGAGCGGGCCAACCTCGTCCAGCTTCCCGATCCCACGCTCATGACCGAGCTCCCGGACGAGGTCGCCGACCTCTTCCTCAAGCCGATGTCGTTCCCGTCGGACCGGTCGGAGCAGCAGCTCCTGGCCGAGCCGGGCGAGGATCTCGCCGATCGCCTCGGCCGCTCGGGAACCATCGTCTACATGCCGGAATGCGACCGGCTGACCTACGCGAAGGCTCAGACGCTCGTGGACCACGCGACGAAGGAGATGGCGCGGGTGTACCGCCGCGCGATCGGTGCTGGCCTCCGCCTCTTCGTGAACAACCGGCGCGTGGAGGCGTCGGACCCGACCTACTCGATGCCGAACGCGCGGCACGCCCGCCTCGACATCTCGCCGAAGCAGAGCCGCCTCATTCTCCCGAAGCAGGTCGACATCAAGCTCCACGAGAACGGGTCGGAGACCGTACCCGTCACGGTGAAGATCTTCCGCCTGCCGATTGAGGAGTGGTCCAAGCTCGACCGGAAGACGCAGCGAAACGACCTCCGCATCTTCGACGGCTACACCGTATCCATCCTGCGGAACGGGCGGGAGGTGTTCGCGGGGCCGATGCCGAGGCTCACGACGCGGCACAGCGTCACGAACTGGTACCGTATCCAAATCGACATTCCCGGCGAGCTCGACGAGGCCTTCGGCATCGCCTCGAACAAGCAGGGCGTGCGGATGAAGGGCTACGTCGAGGACGCGATCAAGGACGCGATCGGCGGCGAGATCTCGCGCATCAACGACGAGATCAAGCGCTTCCAGGCCGAGATGGCGGCGGCCCGCTCCCCGGCGAAGCCGACGACGAGCGAGGCGAAGGCAGCCGAGGCCGACCCGTTCCAGCGCACCCAGATGGCGTCCCTCTCGCCAGAGGAGGAAGCCCAGCTCGAGGAGAACCTCCGCGGCCTCGCCTTGACGCTGCGCCGCGACGGCGAGACGGACGATGAGGCCTTCGAGCGGGTGAAGGCATCTCCCTACATCATCGTCTTCCGCCACGACGAGTATTGGCCGTTCTACGACGTGCAGCAGCGCTTCGGCCGGACCATCCTCACCCTCAACACGGCCCACCCCTTCTTCACGCAGCTCTACGACCCCATCAGCAAGATGGGCGTGGCGGCGGAGGCGGAGGACACGCCGGGGGGGGCCGCCCCACCGGCGGAGCAGAGCGGCCCCATCGTGGCGCTCGACCTCCTGCTCCTCTCTCTCGCGCGGACGCAGGGGCGCCTGGCCGGGACTGGCGATGACGCGAAGAAGGTCCTCGACCTGCTGCGGCGCGAGTGGTCCGACACCTACCGGGTGCAGATGACGGCCTGA